The proteins below come from a single Miscanthus floridulus cultivar M001 chromosome 1, ASM1932011v1, whole genome shotgun sequence genomic window:
- the LOC136484810 gene encoding uncharacterized protein: MSARGPARGASGLRESGSGAAGGEADGERRQSVRLRVRPLTIGGDAMVGEKTGDAMVGEKTSAWTGKKKAKVQSAPTSEGVDMTAPMISTEPGPEQGAGRVEGFDWKQVEGYDWTDADVNVEVDSFFNYFGLPDLDDDFWVLNDDQQTEQVQKRLAIAHIRAHKGAGLNDAQLLSILEQDGPFRPYERYPKWTFDVERSKIAGFQDYQRLILLNDHRYQDWSYYYNAFSTLESDQQFVRLWEKLLDKTKWLQHYHKLTPQERRKMGRVTYYHAAKIKADYPQIYSRLLGPFLLEFLDSVRSDHFYARLYFEIWKRVAKQKMNFKDALDEVKDKAMWPFQWPEVNAELESDNYKTCVDGIDKNLEEGEAYWLIFEAVRKLVLRLKTYYEYAKNKLDIADKMGLIRSSPHTSST, encoded by the exons ATGTCGGCACGGGGTCCTGCGCGCGGAGCTAGCGGCTTGCGTGAATCCGGATCCGGAGCTGCTGGTGGTGAGGCTGATGGAGAGAGGCGACAGAGCGTTCGACTCCGCGTTCGCCCTCTGACCATCGGGGGAGATGCCATGGTGGGGGAGAAAACAGGAGATGCCATGGTGGGTGAGAAAACAAGCGCATGGACGGGTAAGAAGAAGGCAAAGGTCCAAAGCGCACCTACTTCTGAGGGTGTCGACATGACTGCTCCTATGATCAGCACTGAACCCGGACCAGAACAAGGAGCGGGGCGAGTTGAAGGCTTTGATTGGAAGCAGGTCGAAGGCTATGATTGGACCGATGCTGATGTCAATGTGGAAGTCGATTCCTTTTTTAATTACTTCGGCCTTCCTGACTTAGATGATGACTTTTGGGTTTTAAACGATGACCAACAGACTGAACAAGTCCAAAAACGCCTCGCCATAGCTCACATCAGAGCTCACAAG GGTGCTGGGCTGAACGATGCACAGTTGTTGTCCATACTCGAACAAGATGGGCCTTTCCGACCTTACGAGCGTTATCCCAAGTGGACCTTCGACGTCGAACGCTCCAAGATTGCTGGATTCCAGGACTACCAGCGTCTCATTCTCCTTAATGATCAT CGTTACCAAGACTGGTCTTATTATTACAATGCCTTTAGTACACTTGAGAGTGATCAACAATTTGTCCGCTTGTGGGAAAAGCTATTAGATAAAACCAAG TGGCTTCAACATTACCACAAACTCACACCGCAAGAG CGGAGGAAAATGGGCCGTGTGACCTACTATCACGCAGCGAAGATTAAAGCAGATTACCCCCAAATTTATTCGAGGTTACTTGGTCCTTTCTTATTG GAATTTTTGGATAGTGTTAGGAGTGATCATTTTTATGCTCGTCTCTATTTTGAGATCTGGAAACGGGTTGCTAAGCAGAAG ATGAATTTCAAAGATGCTTTGGATGAAGTGAAGGACAAAGCCATGTGGCCCTTCCAGTGGCCTGAAGTGAATGCTGAGCTAGAAAGTGATAAT TATAAAACATGTGTGGATGGCATAGATAAAAAT CTTGAAGAAGGTGAAGCTTATTGGTTGATCTTCGAGGCTGTCAGAAAACTT GTTCTAAGGCTCAAGACCTATTATGAATATGCCAAAAACAAGTTGGATATTGCAGACAAAATGGGTTTGATACGCTCCAGCCCCCACACAA GCTCTACCTGA
- the LOC136484729 gene encoding polygalacturonase ADPG2-like encodes MASSRNPTKLAAFMAPLPLFALLFLSGALEAVVGASNDTSADGAGYTCSSSGSRGSLASPSSHQSVFSLDRYGARGDGRHDDTRALARAWKAACASPQPAVVLVPNGRRYLLKVVTLGGPCKSTVTVTVKGTLVASPNRADWSDKDRRLWIVFRSVNKLTLDGGGAIDGNGHKWWPFSCKVNKALPCKEAPTALSFHYCINLKVVNLKIVNSQQIHMSVEDCANVQLAKLSITAPGTSPNTDGIHITRSKDVRVTNCKIKTGDDCISIEDGTHKLHVSNVVCGPGHGISIGSLGDDNSRAKVSDITIDSVQLHGTTNGARIKTYQGGSGYAKDITFQNMIMNNVKNPIIIDQNYCDKARPCKEQRSAVQISNVVFKNIRGTTVTKDAIKMSCSKHVPCQGIILQNIDLKMQGGKGHTESTCQNAKWRKYGKVVPQPCTSKNMGTFGHLLEFLLSSHSLSSWQWRSQDSKLGYSYFHVNKKISCF; translated from the exons ATGGCATCCAGCAGGAATCCGACGAAGCTTGCGGCGTTCATGGCGCCCCTACCCCTCTTCGCGCTCCTCTTCTTGTCCGGCGCTCTCGAGGCTGTAGTAGGCGCGAGCAACGACACCTCAGCTGACGGTGCGGGCTACACGTGCAGCTCATCTGGCAGCCGCGGGTCCCTGGCGTCGCCGTCGTCCCACCAGAGCGTGTTCAGCCTCGACCGCTACGGCGCCCGTGGCGATGGCAGGCACGACGACACGCGCGCGCTCGCCAGGGCGTGGAAGGCGGCGTGCGCCTCGCCACAGCCGGCCGTCGTGCTCGTCCCCAATGGCAGGCGCTACCTGCTCAAGGTCGTCACCCTCGGCGGCCCGTGCAAGTCCACCGTCACGGTCACCGTGAAGGGCACGCTGGTGGCGTCGCCGAACAGAGCGGACTGGAGCGACAAGGACAGGAGGCTCTGGATCGTGTTCCGGAGCGTCAACAAGCTCACTCTCGACGGCGGTGGCGCCATCGACGGTAACGGACACAAGTGGTGGCCGTTCTCGTGCAAGGTCAACAAGGCTCTG CCTTGCAAGGAGGCTCCAACAGCTTTGTCATTCCACTACTGCATCAATCTGAAGGTGGTCAATCTGAAAATTGTGAATAGCCAACAGATCCACATGTCGGTCGAGGACTGCGCCAATGTGCAACTGGCGAAGTTGTCCATCACAGCACCTGGCACGAGCCCTAACACTGACGGCATTCACATCACTCGGAGCAAAGATGTGCGGGTCACAAATTGCAAGATCAAGACTG GGGATGATTGCATATCAATTGAGGACGGGACTCATAAACTTCATGTCTCCAATGTTGTTTGTGGACCTGGGCACGGGATCAGCATCGGAAGCTTAGGAGATGACAACTCACGAGCCAAAGTCTCTGATATTACCATAGATTCAGTACAATTACATGGCACCACCAATGGAGCACGCATCAAGACGTACCAGGGAGGAAGTGGATATGCCAAGGACATCACATTCCAAAACATGATCATGAACAATGTCAAGAACCCGATCATCATCGACCAGAACTACTGTGACAAGGCTAGGCCATGCAAGGAACAAAGGTCGGCAGTGCAGATTAGCAATGTTGTCTTCAAGAACATTAGAGGGACAACCGTTACCAAGGATGCCATCAAGATGAGCTGCAGCAAGCATGTCCCATGCCAAGGCATTATCCTGCAGAACATTGACTTGAAAATGCAGGGCGGCAAGGGCCACACAGAAAGCACCTGCCAGAATGCAAAATGGAGAAAATACGGAAAGGTGGTTCCGCAGCCGTGCACCTCCAAAAACATGGGCACATTTGGACACCTGTTGGAGTTCCTGTTGTCTTCACACTCGTTGAGTTCgtggcagtggcggagccaggattccaAACTTGGGTATTCCTATTTTCACGTCAATAAAAAAATCAGTTGTTTTTAA